The following coding sequences lie in one Oscillospiraceae bacterium genomic window:
- a CDS encoding class I SAM-dependent methyltransferase produces the protein MTIVSDREAVQRQYADSKNLSVRAALHQKYSTNPVSFHDWLFEHYHFFDGCRILELGCGTGDFWTARIDRLPKNTELILSDYSEGMLMTVREKFSDHKNITIRQIDIQDIPFADETYNFVIANHMLYHVPDLSKGLSEVRRVLKPGGTFYASTLSDGGMRLYLHDALHQFNPALGAFRPGVYSFTLENGEAILKPCFKHVDSHRQHDSLKITQTQDLIDWLESTVLFSSYAKEDLAGLYDFFEKIRRKKGYIEIPKLTGMFTCVK, from the coding sequence ATGACAATCGTATCCGACCGCGAAGCCGTGCAGCGGCAATACGCCGATTCCAAAAACCTCTCCGTAAGAGCCGCGCTGCATCAAAAATACAGTACCAATCCGGTTTCATTTCACGACTGGCTGTTTGAGCATTACCATTTCTTCGATGGCTGTCGTATCTTGGAACTGGGCTGCGGAACCGGGGATTTCTGGACCGCCCGGATTGACCGCCTGCCGAAAAACACCGAACTCATTTTATCGGATTACTCTGAGGGGATGCTGATGACAGTTCGGGAAAAATTCTCGGATCATAAAAATATCACCATCAGGCAAATTGATATTCAGGATATCCCGTTTGCTGACGAAACGTATAATTTCGTTATCGCCAATCATATGCTCTATCATGTACCCGATCTTTCAAAAGGCCTGTCAGAGGTAAGGCGTGTTTTAAAACCCGGCGGGACTTTTTATGCTTCAACCTTGAGTGACGGGGGAATGCGTTTATATCTGCACGACGCACTGCATCAATTCAATCCGGCTCTTGGCGCCTTTCGCCCCGGCGTCTATTCGTTCACACTCGAAAACGGAGAGGCGATATTAAAGCCCTGCTTCAAACATGTTGATTCACACCGACAACACGATTCACTGAAAATCACCCAAACACAGGATTTGATCGACTGGCTCGAATCGACCGTCCTGTTTTCCTCCTATGCCAAAGAAGATCTCGCCGGATTATATGACTTTTTCGAGAAAATCCGGCGCAAAAAAGGTTATATCGAAATCCCGAAACTGACCGGCATGTTCACCTGTGTTAAATAA
- a CDS encoding zinc ribbon domain-containing protein, which translates to MFLIFGISQGEKQLNFNQNVLCQCCGQFGYVTVWMRYSYFMLFFISLFKWDKHYYAKMSCCGNTCELSPELGHSVETGTVTFINPGDLHFNCHHTNRPPVRRCANCGYMTEEDFQFCPKCGKPF; encoded by the coding sequence ATGTTTTTAATTTTCGGTATCAGTCAGGGCGAAAAGCAATTAAATTTTAATCAGAATGTACTCTGCCAATGCTGCGGACAATTCGGCTATGTCACTGTGTGGATGCGTTACAGCTATTTTATGTTGTTTTTTATCTCCCTTTTCAAGTGGGATAAGCACTATTATGCCAAAATGTCCTGCTGCGGCAATACCTGTGAACTCAGTCCCGAACTCGGTCATTCCGTCGAAACCGGAACGGTGACTTTCATCAATCCCGGTGATTTACATTTCAACTGTCATCATACGAACCGTCCGCCTGTCCGCCGCTGTGCAAACTGCGGTTATATGACCGAGGAAGATTTTCAATTCTGTCCCAAATGCGGAAAGCCGTTTTAA